In a genomic window of Gloeothece verrucosa PCC 7822:
- a CDS encoding DevA family ABC transporter ATP-binding protein, protein MKTIEISNLNHYFGKSNLKKQVLFNINLDIYAGEIVILTGPSGSGKTTLLSLIGGLRSVQEGSLKHLGKELNGATETELVRVRRQIGYIFQAHNLLPFLTARQNVEMSIQLHQHLSNKEIQERAKFILQEVGLGNRIDYYPESLSGGQKQRVAIARALVTHPKLVLADEPTAALDSKTGRDVVNLMQTLAKEQKCTILLVTHDNRILDIADRIVHMEDGVMLSTSLSK, encoded by the coding sequence ATGAAAACCATTGAAATTTCTAATCTCAATCATTATTTTGGTAAAAGCAATTTGAAAAAACAAGTTTTATTTAATATAAACTTGGATATATATGCTGGTGAAATTGTTATTTTAACGGGCCCCTCTGGCTCAGGAAAAACGACTTTACTTTCATTAATTGGAGGATTACGCTCTGTACAAGAAGGGAGTTTAAAACATTTGGGTAAAGAACTTAACGGCGCTACAGAAACAGAATTAGTGAGAGTTCGTCGTCAGATTGGCTATATATTTCAAGCTCATAATTTATTACCTTTTTTAACGGCGCGGCAAAATGTAGAAATGTCTATTCAACTTCATCAACATTTAAGTAATAAAGAAATACAGGAAAGAGCGAAATTCATATTACAAGAAGTGGGTTTAGGCAACCGAATTGACTACTATCCCGAAAGTCTTTCAGGGGGACAAAAGCAAAGGGTAGCTATTGCTCGTGCTTTAGTCACTCATCCTAAATTAGTTTTAGCTGATGAACCGACGGCGGCGTTAGATAGTAAAACTGGACGGGATGTAGTCAATTTGATGCAAACTTTAGCTAAAGAGCAAAAATGTACAATTTTGTTAGTGACTCATGATAATCGTATTCTAGATATTGCTGACCGTATTGTTCATATGGAAGACGGGGTGATGTTGTCTACTTCACTCAGTAAGTAG